A genome region from Bacteroidota bacterium includes the following:
- the udk gene encoding uridine kinase: MLIIGIAGGSGSGKSTVVKKIVDQLPTNSVAVIPQDAYYRDNGHLSLEEREKINFDHPSSIEFNLLVQHLDTLKSGQSVEMPVYSYLTCGRAEETITIIPHKVIIVEGILILTNARMRERCDIKVFVDADPDDRLMRIIRRDIQERGRTFQEALEHYEKWVKPMHQLFIEPTKRHADIIIPLGGANSVAIDILSSKIKMNLNK, encoded by the coding sequence TCAACCGTAGTTAAAAAGATTGTAGATCAGCTACCCACGAATTCGGTGGCTGTGATACCTCAGGATGCGTATTACCGCGACAACGGACATCTTAGCTTAGAAGAACGCGAAAAAATCAACTTCGACCACCCGTCTTCGATTGAATTTAACCTGCTGGTGCAGCATCTGGACACACTGAAAAGCGGACAGAGTGTTGAAATGCCGGTGTATTCTTACCTTACATGCGGCCGCGCCGAAGAAACCATAACCATTATCCCTCATAAAGTAATTATTGTTGAAGGCATCCTTATCCTTACCAATGCGAGGATGCGTGAGCGTTGCGACATTAAGGTTTTTGTGGATGCCGACCCAGACGACCGCCTGATGCGCATTATACGCCGCGACATTCAGGAGCGCGGACGCACTTTTCAGGAAGCGCTCGAACATTATGAGAAATGGGTAAAACCCATGCACCAACTTTTTATTGAGCCAACCAAAAGACATGCTGATATTATCATACCGCTTGGAGGTGCCAATTCAGTGGCTATTGATATCTTATCATCTAAAATTAAAATGAATCTGAATAAGTAG
- a CDS encoding PQQ-binding-like beta-propeller repeat protein — protein MISRVAALVCGVSVMLFLSGMPHSANYSISGDAAKNLEYRIERYRVKEDVIRRRLTILNGTFLGNSKRNYYGNEAPSKLKILYKIYLGEGETVVSKAEGRVKWSGAGWTGQPLVFIEDSVKYLVVGTFDHNLKKINLKTHEIVWQYPYEDVIKGTGSIWYDRNAKIAENRSIIMQGSRMGVGNSLSDNEIASYRAVSLKTGKEVWKMNVKRTDSYSRDVDGTALILNDTAYIGLENGLFSVFNPSSVSSEISGDLLQPLIYKEIPLYAKKDIAFHRGNLVTESSPCLLNRHIYITAGSGHVYGYNLDTRAIDWDFYTGSDIDGSPVVTSDNCLLVAIEKQYIKGNGGVLKLDPSKPPSKAVVWFFPVKDRSFAKWEGGIIGSVSVNDNYNDGSFPGIAAFTAIDGNLYVVNYESAADARTVTGFDGEQQYRAPQLLFKYNTGPAISTPIIVGNKLIAATYNGIYLFSFDKYMKFTLLDKALINCEATPVAIDGRIYIASRDGFLYCLGE, from the coding sequence ATGATTTCAAGAGTTGCAGCTTTAGTTTGCGGAGTCTCTGTTATGCTTTTCCTTTCGGGGATGCCGCATTCTGCCAATTATTCAATTTCAGGCGATGCAGCTAAAAATCTCGAATACCGCATCGAGCGTTATCGCGTAAAAGAGGACGTTATCCGCCGCCGGCTTACAATTCTGAACGGGACCTTTTTGGGCAATTCAAAACGTAATTATTACGGAAACGAGGCTCCTTCCAAACTAAAAATTCTTTATAAAATTTATCTGGGTGAGGGTGAAACGGTTGTTTCAAAAGCTGAAGGACGTGTAAAATGGTCGGGTGCCGGCTGGACCGGTCAGCCCCTGGTTTTTATTGAAGATTCCGTCAAGTATCTGGTAGTTGGAACATTCGATCATAATCTTAAAAAAATTAATCTTAAAACGCATGAAATCGTTTGGCAATATCCGTATGAAGATGTTATAAAAGGAACAGGGTCTATATGGTATGACCGGAACGCAAAAATAGCGGAGAATCGTTCTATTATTATGCAAGGAAGCCGAATGGGCGTCGGCAACAGCCTATCAGATAATGAAATAGCCAGTTACAGAGCCGTATCTCTTAAAACCGGAAAAGAGGTCTGGAAAATGAACGTTAAAAGAACAGACAGTTATAGCCGTGACGTTGATGGAACGGCGCTGATTCTGAATGATACAGCATACATAGGTCTTGAGAATGGTCTCTTTTCAGTTTTTAATCCATCGTCGGTAAGCAGCGAAATTTCAGGCGACCTTTTACAACCGCTTATTTATAAAGAGATTCCGTTATACGCAAAAAAGGATATTGCCTTTCACCGCGGGAATCTTGTTACAGAATCCTCACCCTGCCTTCTTAACAGGCATATATACATCACAGCCGGGTCGGGTCATGTTTACGGTTACAATCTTGACACCCGGGCTATAGACTGGGATTTTTATACAGGATCTGATATCGACGGTTCGCCGGTAGTCACATCCGACAACTGTCTGCTCGTTGCGATTGAAAAGCAATACATCAAGGGAAATGGCGGTGTGTTGAAACTTGACCCATCCAAACCGCCTTCAAAAGCGGTCGTATGGTTTTTTCCTGTCAAAGACAGGTCTTTTGCAAAATGGGAGGGAGGTATTATTGGTTCGGTTTCTGTTAATGATAACTACAACGACGGTTCATTCCCCGGAATTGCGGCATTTACTGCCATCGACGGGAATTTGTATGTGGTAAATTATGAATCAGCTGCCGATGCAAGAACGGTGACAGGATTTGATGGCGAACAGCAGTACCGTGCGCCTCAGTTATTATTCAAATACAATACAGGTCCGGCGATATCTACACCTATCATTGTAGGCAATAAACTTATAGCAGCCACTTACAACGGCATATATCTTTTCAGTTTCGACAAATACATGAAATTCACATTGCTCGATAAAGCGCTGATTAACTGTGAAGCCACTCCGGTTGCCATTGATGGCCGCATTTACATTGCCTCACGCGATGGTTTTCTTTATTGCCTCGGAGAATAA
- the proS gene encoding proline--tRNA ligase — protein MAKDFTKREDNYSQWYNELVVKADLAENSAVRGCMVIKPYGYAIWEKIQAALDKKFKDTGHYNLYFPIFIPKSFFSKEASHVKGFAKECAVVTHYRLKATPDGKVVVDEDAKLEEELIVRPTSETIIWDTYRTWIKSYRDLPILANQWANVVRWEMRTRLFLRTTEFLWQEGHTAHATEAEALKEAETMLNVYADFAENWLAIPVLKGTKSPNERFAGALETYCIEALMQDGKSLQAGTSHFLGQNFAKAFDVKYLTKENKLEYVWATSWGVSTRLMGALIMAHSDDNGLVLPPRMAPTQVVIIPIFKNEDQLAVIAEKALPIKAALEAKGISVKFDDRTTMSPGWKFSEYEFKGVPLRIAIGPRDIENGTVEVARRDTLEKTSYQMQDIELKVVHLLEQIQQNLYQKALSFREDNSHHADTWEEFKEIIEHKAGFVYAHWDGTEETEQKIKDETKATIRCIPLGKSIEKGKCIYTGNPSEQRVVFARAY, from the coding sequence ATGGCAAAAGATTTTACAAAAAGGGAAGATAATTATTCCCAATGGTACAACGAACTGGTTGTCAAGGCCGATTTGGCAGAGAATTCTGCTGTACGCGGCTGTATGGTAATTAAACCTTATGGCTATGCCATCTGGGAAAAGATACAGGCCGCACTCGACAAAAAGTTCAAGGACACAGGTCATTACAATCTTTACTTTCCTATTTTCATACCAAAATCGTTTTTCAGCAAAGAGGCAAGCCATGTAAAAGGTTTTGCCAAAGAATGTGCTGTTGTAACCCATTACAGGCTCAAAGCCACACCCGATGGCAAAGTGGTTGTTGACGAGGATGCCAAGCTGGAGGAAGAACTGATTGTGCGGCCCACATCAGAAACCATCATCTGGGATACCTACCGCACCTGGATAAAATCATACCGGGACTTGCCGATATTAGCCAATCAATGGGCAAATGTGGTTCGCTGGGAAATGCGCACACGACTCTTTTTGCGCACTACAGAGTTTCTTTGGCAGGAAGGTCATACGGCACACGCTACTGAGGCGGAAGCCCTGAAGGAGGCGGAAACAATGCTGAATGTTTATGCAGACTTTGCCGAGAACTGGCTTGCCATTCCGGTATTAAAAGGCACCAAATCGCCCAACGAACGATTTGCCGGAGCACTGGAGACTTATTGTATTGAGGCACTGATGCAGGATGGAAAATCATTGCAGGCAGGCACATCACATTTTCTGGGTCAGAATTTCGCGAAAGCGTTTGATGTAAAATACCTCACCAAAGAAAATAAACTGGAATATGTTTGGGCTACCTCATGGGGTGTTTCAACAAGGCTTATGGGAGCCCTCATTATGGCACATTCCGACGATAACGGACTTGTGTTGCCACCTCGCATGGCACCTACTCAGGTTGTTATCATCCCTATCTTTAAAAACGAAGACCAGCTTGCCGTAATTGCAGAAAAAGCACTTCCCATAAAAGCAGCTCTTGAAGCAAAAGGTATTTCGGTAAAATTCGATGACAGAACCACGATGTCGCCGGGCTGGAAATTCTCGGAGTATGAATTTAAAGGCGTGCCACTGCGCATTGCTATTGGTCCGCGCGACATAGAAAACGGAACGGTTGAGGTTGCACGCCGCGATACGCTTGAAAAGACAAGCTACCAGATGCAGGATATTGAACTCAAAGTAGTTCATCTGCTTGAGCAAATTCAGCAGAACCTTTACCAAAAGGCACTGTCGTTTCGCGAAGATAACTCACACCATGCCGACACATGGGAAGAGTTCAAGGAAATTATTGAACACAAGGCAGGATTTGTTTATGCTCACTGGGACGGAACAGAAGAAACAGAACAGAAAATTAAGGACGAAACAAAGGCAACAATACGCTGTATTCCACTTGGAAAATCTATAGAAAAAGGAAAGTGTATATACACGGGAAATCCATCTGAACAAAGGGTTGTATTTGCACGTGCCTATTAA
- a CDS encoding single-stranded DNA-binding protein, which translates to MAGVNKVILVGHLGKDPEVRTLEAGTKVATFSLATTESFKGKDGQRIDQTEWHSIVLWRGLAEVAEKYLKKGQLVYIEGKLKTRSWEKDGVKKYTTEIQADNMSMLGGKKDGQEYQAQEPAINSSSPMDNPLQPSGPTDDLPF; encoded by the coding sequence ATGGCAGGAGTAAACAAAGTAATTTTAGTCGGACATTTGGGCAAAGATCCCGAAGTTCGTACTTTGGAAGCAGGCACTAAAGTGGCCACCTTTTCTCTGGCTACAACAGAGTCATTTAAAGGCAAAGACGGACAACGAATTGACCAGACCGAATGGCACAGCATCGTTCTGTGGCGCGGACTTGCTGAAGTTGCCGAAAAGTACCTCAAAAAAGGACAGCTTGTTTATATTGAGGGAAAATTAAAGACCCGTTCATGGGAAAAAGACGGTGTGAAAAAATACACTACCGAAATTCAAGCCGATAACATGTCAATGTTAGGCGGAAAGAAAGACGGGCAGGAGTATCAAGCTCAGGAGCCTGCGATTAATTCCTCATCACCAATGGATAATCCGCTTCAGCCCTCCGGGCCTACGGACGACCTTCCGTTTTAA
- the gldE gene encoding gliding motility-associated protein GldE — protein MMLLAINSSAGIWFASGAIGILLILTALIAGAEMAFFSLNPAQLKDIQGRKTKTHERIKRLLERPKHLLSAILISNSFINVAIVITSTYITTQANFAHDSAVLVFIIQVVVVTSVILLFGEIMPKIYASQKPVKFSMLMSGPLEFLVAVLRPLSALMVGSTNIIERRIRRKGHNISIDELSDAIDITSAEDPQGQEKEILKGIVKIGDTEVSEVMRSRVDVTAVDHETSFDKLLELVVESGFSRIPVFAETFDSVLGILYVKDLLGHLDKGSDFEWQKLIRPAMFIPENKKINDLLTEFQKKKIHLAIVVDEYGGTSGIVTMEDIIEEIVGDIKDEYDDDSELFPYTRIDENTFIFEAKTSLNDFFKITDWDDELFDDVKHDSESLAGLILEITGRIPARNETLHYKNITFVIESVDSRRIKQVKVTFEPNLDNQDEE, from the coding sequence ATGATGCTTCTTGCTATAAATTCGAGTGCCGGAATATGGTTCGCTTCGGGAGCTATTGGTATTTTATTAATATTAACGGCATTGATAGCGGGGGCTGAAATGGCTTTTTTTTCGCTCAACCCGGCACAGTTAAAGGATATACAGGGCAGAAAAACAAAAACACATGAGCGGATTAAACGATTGTTAGAGCGCCCAAAGCACCTTTTATCAGCCATTCTGATAAGCAACAGCTTTATTAACGTGGCCATTGTAATTACCTCAACGTATATCACCACACAGGCTAATTTTGCGCATGATAGTGCCGTACTTGTTTTCATTATACAGGTGGTTGTAGTAACATCGGTAATTTTATTGTTTGGTGAGATTATGCCAAAGATTTATGCATCGCAGAAGCCCGTTAAATTCAGCATGCTTATGTCGGGACCGCTTGAATTTCTGGTGGCTGTTTTACGTCCGTTGAGTGCACTTATGGTGGGGTCAACTAATATTATCGAAAGGCGCATTCGCCGCAAAGGGCACAATATCTCAATTGACGAATTGTCGGATGCCATTGATATAACATCTGCCGAAGACCCACAGGGGCAGGAAAAAGAAATACTTAAAGGTATCGTTAAAATTGGAGATACAGAAGTGTCCGAAGTGATGCGTTCGCGGGTTGATGTTACTGCCGTTGATCATGAAACGTCGTTTGACAAACTTCTTGAACTTGTTGTTGAATCGGGCTTTTCACGCATCCCTGTATTTGCCGAAACATTTGACTCAGTACTCGGGATTCTTTATGTAAAAGATTTACTCGGGCATCTTGACAAAGGCTCAGATTTTGAATGGCAGAAGCTGATTCGCCCTGCGATGTTCATTCCGGAGAATAAAAAAATAAACGATCTGCTGACCGAATTTCAGAAGAAAAAAATTCATCTGGCAATTGTGGTGGATGAATATGGCGGCACATCAGGTATTGTAACCATGGAAGACATCATCGAGGAAATTGTGGGTGACATCAAAGACGAATATGATGATGACAGCGAACTCTTTCCTTACACACGCATTGATGAGAATACGTTCATTTTTGAAGCTAAAACTTCGCTGAACGATTTTTTCAAGATTACCGACTGGGACGACGAACTTTTTGATGATGTAAAACACGACTCCGAATCATTGGCGGGTCTTATCCTTGAAATTACGGGACGCATACCTGCAAGAAATGAGACCTTACATTATAAAAATATTACTTTTGTGATAGAGTCTGTTGACAGCCGTCGCATAAAGCAGGTTAAAGTTACTTTTGAACCTAATCTTGATAATCAGGATGAAGAATAA
- the gldD gene encoding gliding motility lipoprotein GldD, with protein MKNKTPGILLTLFVVSFLFVSCGENTYTPKPRGFYRIALPEKKYQKFDTTFPYSFEYPVYSNIIIDREKKAEPFWINIEFPKFHATIYLSYKPVKNNLYEYFEDARNFVNKHIPKADDIEPIPVSVDSTRMYGIIYDIKGNGVASPYQFCLTDSTAHYLRAALYFNIVPNNDSLGPVLDFVKQDMDHMVKTMRWKDIPGKKK; from the coding sequence ATGAAGAATAAAACACCCGGAATACTTCTTACGCTATTTGTTGTCTCATTTTTATTCGTTTCCTGTGGCGAAAATACTTACACTCCCAAGCCGCGTGGGTTCTACCGCATAGCACTCCCTGAAAAAAAATATCAGAAATTTGACACAACATTTCCTTATTCATTCGAATACCCCGTTTACTCAAATATTATAATAGACCGCGAAAAAAAGGCAGAACCATTCTGGATAAATATTGAATTCCCTAAATTTCATGCCACCATATATTTAAGTTATAAGCCGGTTAAAAATAATCTTTACGAGTATTTTGAAGATGCCCGTAACTTTGTAAACAAGCATATTCCAAAAGCCGATGATATTGAACCAATACCTGTAAGTGTTGACAGCACCAGAATGTATGGCATTATTTATGACATTAAAGGCAATGGTGTGGCTTCTCCTTATCAGTTCTGCCTTACCGACAGCACGGCACACTACTTGCGGGCTGCGTTATACTTTAACATCGTTCCCAACAACGATTCTCTGGGTCCTGTTCTCGATTTTGTAAAACAGGATATGGATCATATGGTTAAAACAATGCGCTGGAAAGATATTCCCGGGAAAAAGAAATAG
- a CDS encoding alpha/beta fold hydrolase produces MELFCRISGNGPPLIILHGLLGMSDNWHSLATDLSQHYTVYIPDLRNHGQSPHSAQFDYEYMLNDLVDIIDKNEITKPFIIGHSMGGKLAMLFALRFPGITERLVVVDIHPGKYRADVSMLHMIETMRSMNLSDFNSFADAEQFLLSHVSNPVLVQLILKNIRRDENKKLIWKPDIHSIYKNLSAITEAVGNELSSDVPALFIRGSKSAYITTSDHTTLLMKFPAAVIQTIEDAGHWVHADKPAEFLAAVKYFLKK; encoded by the coding sequence TTGGAATTATTTTGCCGAATCAGCGGGAACGGACCGCCACTCATTATTCTTCATGGCCTGCTTGGGATGTCTGATAACTGGCATTCATTGGCAACGGATTTATCTCAGCATTATACGGTCTATATTCCCGATCTTAGAAATCACGGACAATCGCCGCACAGTGCACAGTTTGATTATGAGTATATGCTGAACGATCTGGTTGATATCATCGATAAAAATGAAATCACGAAACCGTTTATAATCGGTCATTCAATGGGCGGCAAGCTGGCAATGCTTTTTGCATTAAGGTTTCCCGGAATTACGGAGAGGCTTGTTGTTGTTGATATCCATCCGGGAAAATACCGCGCCGATGTTTCAATGCTGCACATGATTGAAACGATGCGTTCAATGAATCTTTCCGATTTTAATTCATTTGCTGACGCAGAACAATTCCTTTTATCGCATGTTTCAAATCCGGTTCTGGTTCAGTTGATACTTAAGAATATCCGTCGTGACGAAAATAAAAAACTAATCTGGAAACCGGACATTCATTCAATTTATAAAAACCTCAGCGCGATTACTGAAGCTGTTGGAAACGAATTAAGCAGCGATGTTCCTGCTTTATTTATCCGTGGAAGTAAGTCGGCCTATATCACTACTTCAGACCACACCACCCTGTTAATGAAATTTCCTGCCGCAGTTATTCAAACGATTGAAGATGCAGGTCACTGGGTACATGCCGATAAACCTGCCGAATTTCTTGCTGCAGTAAAATACTTTCTTAAAAAATAA
- a CDS encoding pyridoxine 5'-phosphate synthase — protein sequence MVHLSVNINKIALIRNARGANLPDINRIAIDCERYGAQGITVHPRPDQRHIRFDDLDSLKKILTTEFNIEGYPSRQFIDLVCAVKPAQVTLVPDPPDALTSSAGWDTVKHQRFLCDVISEFQKNDIRTSIFIDPDSAMIEQAAATGTNRVELYTESYARQYQKNREEAISPYIIAAKTAVNSGLGLNAGHDLNLDNLAFFNKNIPGLLEVSIGHALVCDALYFGLQNTIGMYLQQLR from the coding sequence ATGGTACATCTGAGCGTAAATATTAATAAAATTGCTCTTATCAGGAATGCCCGCGGGGCCAACCTTCCCGACATTAACAGGATTGCAATTGATTGCGAACGTTATGGTGCACAGGGTATAACAGTACATCCACGACCTGATCAGCGGCACATTCGCTTTGACGACCTGGATAGCCTGAAAAAGATACTGACAACAGAATTCAATATTGAAGGGTATCCCTCGCGTCAGTTCATTGACCTTGTTTGTGCCGTGAAACCGGCTCAGGTAACGCTGGTCCCGGATCCACCGGATGCTCTGACTTCCAGCGCCGGCTGGGATACGGTGAAACATCAGCGTTTTTTATGCGATGTAATTTCCGAATTTCAAAAAAACGATATTCGCACATCCATATTTATTGATCCTGACAGCGCGATGATTGAGCAGGCTGCCGCAACAGGCACCAACAGGGTGGAGCTCTATACCGAAAGTTATGCCCGACAGTATCAAAAGAATAGGGAAGAGGCAATCAGTCCCTATATAATTGCTGCCAAAACCGCCGTAAATTCAGGACTCGGATTAAATGCCGGTCATGATTTGAATCTCGACAATCTTGCATTTTTTAATAAAAACATTCCCGGATTACTCGAAGTTTCAATTGGTCACGCTCTGGTGTGCGACGCCCTTTACTTTGGATTGCAAAACACGATTGGAATGTATCTTCAGCAACTAAGATAA
- a CDS encoding CBS domain-containing protein: protein MLAKDLIYEGIVPLKTSDTGATGLKMMEEYKVSHLPIVNNVDLLGLISEEDLYSHNHLNDVIGNHTLSLNQSSIDQYGHMYDVINIFSEQKLTLLPVVDKADGYLGVIILPLLIQKFALSSGIQNPGGIIVLELNEIDFSMTEISTIVEGNDAKILNSFVTTHADSTKIEVTLKLNKMDIYPVLQTFYRYNYIVLASFNESNYMNGLKDRFDSLMSYLNV, encoded by the coding sequence ATGCTTGCAAAAGACCTGATATATGAAGGGATTGTCCCGCTGAAGACTTCGGATACCGGCGCTACAGGGCTGAAGATGATGGAGGAATATAAGGTTTCTCATTTGCCGATTGTAAACAACGTGGATCTTTTAGGGCTCATTTCCGAAGAAGATTTATACAGCCACAATCATCTGAATGATGTAATAGGCAATCACACCCTGTCGCTGAATCAGTCAAGCATTGACCAGTACGGGCACATGTATGATGTTATTAATATTTTTTCAGAACAAAAGCTGACATTATTACCTGTTGTAGATAAAGCCGATGGTTACCTCGGAGTAATTATACTTCCGTTACTTATTCAAAAATTCGCACTGAGTTCAGGCATCCAGAATCCCGGTGGCATCATTGTTCTTGAATTGAATGAAATTGATTTTTCAATGACAGAGATTTCGACCATTGTTGAAGGAAACGATGCTAAAATATTAAACAGCTTTGTTACCACTCACGCCGATTCAACTAAGATAGAAGTTACGCTGAAGCTCAATAAAATGGATATTTATCCTGTGCTTCAGACCTTTTACAGGTATAATTACATTGTACTTGCGTCTTTTAATGAGAGTAATTACATGAACGGACTTAAAGACCGTTTCGACTCTCTGATGAGCTACCTGAACGTTTAA
- a CDS encoding NAD kinase, whose translation MRIAIFGKTFPDEQKVFLKRLLGVLSASGIEYTIYKPFYDFYKSDAIDLESPATFSDAAEIRNNVDFLFSIGGDGTLLHTLSLVRDSGIPVLGFNTGRLGFLSSIGRDETEWAIDCLLKNKYSLESRSLLKLVSDEPLFHDIDFALNELTVSKVNPDSMISISVSANGAFLNNYWADGLIVATPTGSTAYSLSCGGPIITPDSKNIIITPISIHNLTVRPLVLPDNAVIEITVDARNQQYSVSLDSRMATASTDTKLIIRKEVFNINLVQIDGKNFFTTLRDKLMWGQDKRN comes from the coding sequence ATGAGAATTGCAATATTTGGCAAGACCTTTCCTGACGAACAAAAGGTTTTTTTAAAGCGTCTGCTCGGTGTCCTTTCTGCCTCAGGAATTGAATACACCATTTACAAGCCATTTTATGATTTCTACAAATCGGATGCAATAGACCTTGAGTCTCCGGCAACGTTTTCTGATGCGGCTGAAATAAGAAACAATGTTGATTTCCTATTCAGCATTGGAGGTGACGGCACGCTTCTTCATACCCTTTCGCTGGTGCGCGATTCGGGTATACCTGTACTGGGGTTCAACACCGGTCGTCTGGGATTTTTATCAAGTATTGGCCGCGATGAAACAGAATGGGCCATTGATTGTCTGTTAAAAAATAAATATTCTCTGGAAAGCCGGAGTTTGCTCAAGCTGGTTTCTGATGAACCCCTGTTTCATGATATCGATTTTGCGTTGAATGAACTTACAGTGTCGAAGGTGAACCCGGACTCAATGATCAGTATCAGCGTAAGCGCCAACGGAGCGTTTCTGAATAATTACTGGGCTGATGGCCTGATAGTTGCAACGCCCACCGGATCAACAGCTTACTCATTAAGTTGTGGTGGTCCTATTATTACGCCCGATTCTAAAAATATAATCATCACTCCTATTTCCATACATAACCTGACGGTTCGTCCGCTCGTTCTGCCTGATAATGCGGTTATTGAAATAACTGTGGATGCCAGAAACCAGCAATATTCCGTATCACTCGATTCGAGAATGGCAACGGCCTCAACAGATACAAAGCTGATAATCAGGAAGGAAGTTTTTAACATTAATTTGGTGCAGATTGATGGGAAAAACTTTTTTACGACACTGAGAGATAAGCTGATGTGGGGTCAGGACAAAAGAAATTAA
- a CDS encoding DUF6089 family protein, which translates to MKKAIVLLISMLLITGMANAQYKKHYGNKSWKKDRNQIMFGMGASNFLGELGGSNRIGSGTVSLRDMDMPSTRPDFHIGYRYLLSNNFALRGMFNYAWIGGNDKYTKELFRQNRNLNFRTPIYELSCMVEYYLNFGAKGHKYKRPGLKGSKSFSFSPYIFAGVGGIYFNPETKYKDRWWDLQPLGTEGQGLVPTRTKYSLYQVVLPYGLGVRFDIDKNWAIGVEYGMRWTFTDYLDDVSTTYFDAEALRLNRGVYAADIANPSPSNVVGDPMWGSTQPSQQRGDPTQNDTYVLGLITVYYTLNKGFIPKLTF; encoded by the coding sequence ATGAAAAAAGCTATAGTATTACTAATCTCCATGTTACTTATTACGGGTATGGCAAATGCCCAGTATAAAAAACATTACGGAAATAAAAGTTGGAAAAAAGACCGCAATCAAATTATGTTTGGTATGGGTGCCTCCAATTTTCTTGGCGAATTAGGTGGATCAAACCGCATCGGAAGCGGTACTGTAAGTCTTAGGGATATGGACATGCCGTCAACAAGACCTGATTTCCATATTGGATACAGATATTTACTTTCAAACAATTTTGCACTCAGAGGGATGTTTAACTACGCATGGATTGGTGGCAACGATAAATATACCAAAGAGCTGTTCAGGCAGAACAGAAATTTAAACTTCAGAACCCCGATTTATGAATTATCATGTATGGTTGAGTACTATCTGAACTTTGGTGCAAAAGGTCATAAATACAAAAGACCGGGGCTGAAGGGTTCAAAGAGTTTTAGTTTTTCACCGTATATTTTTGCCGGTGTTGGCGGGATTTATTTTAATCCCGAAACAAAGTATAAAGACAGATGGTGGGATTTGCAACCGCTTGGCACAGAAGGACAAGGTCTTGTCCCTACACGAACAAAATATTCATTATATCAGGTAGTACTTCCCTATGGATTAGGAGTGCGCTTTGATATAGACAAGAATTGGGCAATCGGCGTTGAATACGGAATGCGTTGGACTTTTACAGATTATTTAGATGATGTAAGCACAACATATTTTGATGCAGAAGCGTTAAGACTCAACAGGGGTGTTTATGCTGCTGATATTGCGAACCCGTCGCCATCGAATGTTGTTGGTGACCCGATGTGGGGCAGTACCCAACCAAGCCAGCAGCGAGGCGACCCCACACAAAACGATACGTATGTGTTAGGTCTGATTACAGTGTATTATACGCTGAACAAAGGATTCATTCCGAAGCTTACGTTCTAG